In Coregonus clupeaformis isolate EN_2021a chromosome 5, ASM2061545v1, whole genome shotgun sequence, the sequence ATCTGGACCCTCCTTTCCCTGCTCTGTGCCGCGGCCTCCTGCGTTGGCTTCTTCATGCCTTACTGGCTACTCGGTTCCCAGATGGACAAGCCGGTCTCGTTCGGCACCTTCCGCCGTTGCTCGTACCCGGTGCGTGATGAGGAGAACCAGGCCACGGTGATACTGGAGCAGTGTGGGCGCTATGCCTCCTTCCAGGGGATACCTAGTCTGGAGTGGAGGATCTGTACGGTGGTGACGGGGGTGGGCTGTGGTCTGCTGCTCCTGGTGGCCCTCACAGCCCTCATGGGATGTTGCATCTCTGACCTCATCTCCAGGACCATCGGACGCGTGGCCGGGGGTATACAATTCGTTGGAGGTGAGTCAGTCTGTTCACTACTGTTTTCTCTGTTTACTAAAGGTTAAATGCTAAAGGTTCTCTACCTTCTTAAGGCTCTATACTTATTTGTTCTCTCACAGTGAGTCAGTCCACTAACAACTGATGTCTGTTTACATTAGAACCTATAGTGAATGGCGTCAGGTTCTGTATTAGCCCCGCCCCCCTCCCCAGTTCTTTACGGTGTGAGGTTACCCGAGACTAGCTCGCTACCTTCAGTTGACCCCATGACCCCAGAACTCCCTCAACTCCCCACAGACTGTTGTGATTCAATGGTTCAACTGAGAAGTTATACCCTTTCCTCTTTTCTCTCGCTGTATCCTTCAGAGTGCCTTTGTGAAGAAGAATCGTATTAAATAAAGtcgtagtcaatcaatcaatcaatcaaatgtatttataaagccctttttacatcggCAGATGTCACCAAAAAGCTTATACAGAAactcagcctaaaaccccaaacagcaagccatgcagatgtagaagcgtggtggctaggaaaaaactccctagaaaggcaggaaccctaggaagaaacctagagagtaaccgggctctgaggggtggccaatcctctttctattctggttagagccagtttgcgctgttctgtgaagggagtagtacacagcgttgtacgagatcttcagtttcttggcaatttctcgcatggaatagccgtcatttctcagaacaagaatagactgacgagtttcagaagaaagttatttgtttctggccattttcatcctgtaatcaaacccacaattgctgatgctccagatactcaactagtctcaagaaggccagttttattgcttctttaatcagcacaacagttttcagctgggCTAACATAacagcaaaagggttttctaatgatcaattagccttttaaaatgataaacttggattagcaaacacaacgtgccattggaacacaggactgatggttgctgataatgggcctctgtacgcctatgtagatattccattaaaaatcagccgtttccagctacaatagcaattttcaacattaacaatgtctacactgtatttctgatcaatttgatgttgttTTAATGGAGAGAAAAacatgcttttcttttgaaaaaaatgacatttctaagtgaccccaaacttttgaacggtagtgtatatgttgaagagggtggggcttaagctgcatccctgtctcaccccacggctctgtggaaagaaatgtgtgttttttgccaattttaaccgcacacttgttgtttgtgtacatagattttataatgtcatatgtttttccactaacaccactttccatcaatttgtatagcagaccctcatgccaaattgagtcaaaagcttttttgaaatcaacaaagcatgagaagactttgcctttgttttggtttgtttctttgtcaattagggtgtgcatggtgaatatgtggtctgtcgtacggtactttggtaaaaagccaatttgacatttgctcagtaccttgttttcactgaggaaatgtacgagtctgctgttaatgataatgcagaggattttcccaaggttgctgttgacgcatatcccacggtagttattgtggtcaaatttgtctccacgtttgtggattggggtgatcagtccttggttccaaatattggggaagatgccagagctaaggatgatgttaaatagtttaagtatagccaattggaatttatggtctgtatattttatcatgtcatttaggataccatcaacaccacaggcctttttgggttagAGGGTTTGTatgttgtcctgtagttcattcaatgtaattggagaatccagtgggttctggtagtctttaatagttgattctaagatttgtatttgatcatgtatatgtttttgctgtttgttctttgttatagggacaaaaagattggagaagtggtttatccatacatctccattttggatagataactcttcgtgttgttgtttgttttgtgttttccaattttcccagaagtggttagagtctatggattcttcaattacattgagctgatttctgacatgctgttccttctttttccatagtgtatttctgtattgttttagtgattcaccatattgaaggcataggctcaggttttctgggtctctatgtttttggttggataggtttctcaatttctttcttaggtttttgcattcttcatcaaaccatttgtcattgttgttaattttcttaggttttctgcttgacatttttagatttgatagggaagctgagaggtcaaatatactgtttaggttttctactgccaaatttacaccttcactattacagtgaaatgttttgtccaggaagttttctgaaagggattgaatttgttgttgcctaatagttttttggtaggtttccatactactttccttccatctgtagcatttcttaatattattcagttcctttggctttgatgcctcatgattgagtattgctctgttcaagtagactgtgattttgctgtgatctgataggggtgtcagtgggctgactgtgaacgctctgagagactctgggttgaggtcagtgataaagtagtctacagtactactgccaagagatgagctataggtgtacctaccgtaggagtcccctcgaagcctaccattgactatgtacagtacatacccatcgtgtgacagagctgcaggagttgacccgtttttgttggttatgttgtcgtagtgcctaggggggcatatgtgggagggaatgctgtcacctccaggtaggtgtttgtccccctgtgtgctgagggtgtcaggttcttgtccagtctctcgctctgtgtctctctctgtctttctgtctctttcttgctctctctctctccatctctctctcgctctgtgtgtgtctctctctatgtctttctACACTGTGCTCTGTTGGCACTGGGGGCCACTTATCTAAACACTAGACTGGAAACTTTGGTGTGGACACGGTTCTCCTCTTCTGGTGTTCCCCTGTCCTATTGGGGGGTGGatctgagctctctctctctctctctctctctctctctctctctctctctctctctctctctctctctctctctctctctctctctctctctctctctctctctctcaatttcaatttaagggctttattggcatgggaaacgtatgttaacattgccaaagcaagtgctCTGCTCCGCGCCGCTGGTGTAAGACGCTGTGCTGCTCATTAAGTTTACCGTTCACACACATTCTGTGGTCCTCCACTCTGATATTACCCCCGTCACACAGCCTGGCTCAGGGAAGACAGGAGAATGACTGAAGAGAAGGGTATTAGTG encodes:
- the LOC121566863 gene encoding LHFPL tetraspan subfamily member 6 protein, encoding MASSLTCAGVIWTLLSLLCAAASCVGFFMPYWLLGSQMDKPVSFGTFRRCSYPVRDEENQATVILEQCGRYASFQGIPSLEWRICTVVTGVGCGLLLLVALTALMGCCISDLISRTIGRVAGGIQFVGGLLIGSGCALYPLGWDSEEVRQTCNNTSDQFELGSCEIGWAYYCTGAGAAAAMLLCTWMACFSGKKQKQYPY